In the Desulfitobacterium hafniense DCB-2 genome, GCCCGGAAGAGCGGTGCCTTTGTGGTGATGAGCATTTTTGTTAATCCGCTGCAATTTGGCCCTAATGAAGATTTTGCCCGTTATCCCCGGGATTTGGAGCGGGATGCTAAGAAAGCCGAAGGGGCCGGGGTAGACTTGATTTTTAATCCTGAAGTGGAGGAAATGTATCCAGCCAAGAACCTCACTCATGTGGAGGTGGATGAGCTGGGTGACAGTCTGTGCGGGGCTTCCCGGCCGGGGCATTTCCGGGGTGTGACGACGGTGGTCAGCAAGCTTTTCCATATTGTACAGCCGGATCGTGCCTATTTCGGTCAAAAAGATTATCAGCAGTATTTAATCATCTGCCAAATGGTGAAGGATCTGAACTTCCCTATTGAAGTCATCGGGGTGCCGATTGTCAGAGAGGAAGATGGACTGGCCTTGAGTTCGCGAAACATTTACTTAAGCCCTGAGCAACGGGCAGAGGCGCTGGTGCTGCAAAGGAGCCTTGGGGAGGCGGAGAATTGGTTTCGCCAGGGAGAACGTTCTGCTCTGAGTATCGAAGAACGAATCAAGGAATTGATTAGAAACGAAAGCTCCGGAGAAATTGATTATGTTGAGATCCGTTCGGCGGAGAACCTGCACAGGGTGGAACAGATTGAAGGCAAGATTTTCATCGCCTTAGCTGTGCGCTTTGGTTCCACCCGTCTGATTGACAATAAAGTTTTGGAGGGGATGTAAATGTTCCGAACGATGATGAAGTCCAAGATTCACCGGGCCACAGTTACTGAAGCCAACCTTAAATATGTAGGAAGCATTACCATTGATGAAGAACTCTTAGAGGTGGCGGATATCCTTCCTAATGAAAAAGTACAGGTCGTTAATAACAATAACGGAGCCCGTTTGGAGACTTACGTTATTCCTGGAAAGCGGGGGGAGCGTACTGTATGTCTCAATGGAGCTGCGGCCCGCTTAGTTCAAGTGGGGGATGAAGTGATTATTATTGCCTATGGAATTTTCACCGATGAGGCAGCCCGAACCTATGAACCAAAGGTCATCTTTGTTGATGAAGGGAATAACCCGGTGAAGATAGCCCATGAGGAGATACACGGGCAGCAGTCTTAGCATCCCTAAGACTTGGTTAAAAAGCTTAACGGCTGGGACGCAGAAGAGCGAACAACGGTAGTATGGGATGATTGAATTAAAAGAATGGACAGAGGGCTCAGGGAGCAATAGAATAAAGAAAAAAATAGTACGGGTAGGATAGGGGTAGGAGGATAACAGTGAGAAGATATTTGGTGCCTTGGCGCTTTGAGGAATGTCGTATTTATTCGACAGGCGTGTTGGTTCTGGGGAGCGGAATAGCAGGTTTGTACACGGCTCTTAAGGCCAGCGAGTATTTTGAGGTCACTGTACTGACCAAGAAAGGAATTCCGGAGAGCAACACGAAACATGCTCAAGGGGGTATCGCTGTAGCCTTGGATCAAGAGGATTCTCCCTCTTTGCATTACGAGGATACTCTCTATGCAGGTGCAGGTTTATGTGAATCCGATTCTGTCCGGGCTTTAGTTGAAGATGGTCCCCTGCGGGTCGAGGAGCTGATTCGGATGGGAGCCCATTTTGATCGGAAGAACGGGAAACTGGCTTTTACTCAGGAGGCCGCCCACAGCCGCAGAAGAGTTCTCCACGCCAATGGAGATGCCACAGGGGAGGAAATAGAACGGACCCTGATCGCTCAAGCCCTTGGGGAAGAGCGAATCCTTGTCAAAGAAGAGCAATTCCTGCTGGATCTCTTAAAAAACTCAAAGGGAGAGGTCATCGGGGCGCTCAGCCTCAATGAGCTGACTCATGAGCTGGAGATTTATCTGGCCCAAGCCGTCGTTTTGGCTACAGGAGGATTAGGTCAGCTCTACTGTTATACGACTAACCCTGAAGTGGCCACAGGGGATGGTATAGCGGCGGCATATCGGGCAGGAGCCCAATTGATGGATATGGAGTTTGTCCAATTTCACCCCACCGCTCTGTTTATTCCGGGAGCACCGCGGTTTTTAATCTCAGAAGCTGTCCGGGGGGAGGGAGCTCAGCTTCTCAATGCTCAGGGAGAACGGTTTATGCAGGATGTTCCCGGCAAAGAGCTGGCACCCCGGGATGTGGTAGCACGGGGGATTTGGCGGGAGCAGGCTAAGGGTGAGGTAACCTTGGATTTCCGGCCCATCGGTGTAGCAAAAGTGCCCCGGCGTTTCCCGATGATTTATCAGACCTGCCTGGACTATGGGATCAATGTCCTGGAGGAGCGGCTTCCTGTAGCTCCCGCTGCTCATTATATGATGGGCGGAGTCCGCACGGATGAAAGGGGAAGGACAAGCCTCCCCAATCTTTACGCCAATGGGGAATGCGCCTGCAATGGTGTTCATGGAGCGAACCGATTGGCCAGCAACTCTCTGCTGGATGGGCTCGTCTTTGGGGGGCGTATCGTGGAAGATATTGTGAACACGGCCCGCGCTAAAGGCTCTTCTAATCCTCAGCCCCGTGATATTTATGCCGAAAAGGATGAAAAGCTTCCGGAGGCCGGTCAGGAGCAGATCCCCCTTAAACGTGAGGAGCTGCAGGAATTAATGTGGGAGTATGTGGGAATCATCCGGGAAGAAGAAGGCCTGAAGAAGGCCATTAAGCTTATAAGGAGCTGGGATAGTGCTTTTATACCCGAAAAGGAAATCCCACAGTTAGAATTGAAAAACCTTCTGACCGCCGGCTATTGCGTAGCCCGGGCGGCCTTGGCCCGTGAAGAGAGCCGCGGAGGGCATTACCGTTCGGACTATCCTGAAATCAATACCAGGGATTTGAAACATTCCATTCAAGCAAGGGGGACCGGTGATGTTTGCACCATTCCAGTATCAAGAGTTGATTGAACGAGCTTTACAGGAAGATTTGGGAACAGGGGATTTAAGTTCTGCTATTTTCCCCAAAACAGCCAAGACTCATGCTAAAATCTATGCCAAGCAAAAGGGCATCGCTTGCGGCTTGGAGATAACGAAGCAGGTCTTTAAGACAGTGGATCCTGAACTTGAAGTTTCCATCAGCAAAGCAGACGGCGAGCTGGTTGAGCGGGGAACTGTGGTTATGGAGATCACCGGTGCAATTTGCTCCATTTTGAGTGCGGAGCGTACTGCTTTGAACTTTTTGCAGCACCTTTCCGGGGTGGCTACGGCGACCTTTGAGGCGGTAACGGAATGCTATGGACTGCCCACACGCATTACAGATACCCGCAAAACCATACCGGGCTTAAGAATGCTGCAAAAATATGCCGTAGCTATGGGTGGCGGGCAGAACCATCGCTTTGGCTTGTATGATGCCGTCATGTTAAAGGATAATCATATTGCGGCTGCCGGAGGCATCCGCCCTGCAGTGGCAGCTGCCCGCAGCAGGATCGGGCATATGGTTAAGATCGAAGTGGAATGTGAGAACCTTGAGCAGGTGCAGGAAGCAGTCGCAGCCGGTGCTGAAGTTATTATGTTGGATAATATGAATTTAGAAACCATGGGCAAAGCCGTGGAGATTGTTCAGGGCAGGGCTGTGGTGGAAGCCTCCGGCGGTATCAGGAAAGGCGACCTGCGTGCCGTGGCCGAAACCGGGGTGGATGTTATCTCCATGGGAGCCATTACCCATTCTGTGCAGGCTATGGACTTTTCCCTGGATATCGGAGATATTAAAGCTTTAACCAAAGAGCGCTGGGAAAAGGGAGAGAACTGTGCGAAATAAGATTCTGGATGTGTTAAAGAACCAACAAGGAGAATTTGTCTCAGGTGAGAGCCTCAGCCAAGCCCTTAGCATTACCCGGGCGGCGGTCTGGAAGCAGATTCAGGGGCTGAAGGAAGCGGGCTATGAGATAGAGGGCCAGACCAGGAAAGGGTATCGCCTGGTCGGGACACCTTGTGCCTTAGACCTATGGGCTCTGCAGCAGGAGCTCAGGACCCAGGCCCTGGGCAGGCAGCTTTTTTTCTTTGCAGAATTGTCCTCCACCAACGATCTCCTCAAGGATATGGTGCGTCAAGGGCGAGAGCATGGGACGGTAGTTATCGCCAGGCGTCAGACGACAGGCCATGGGCGGATGCAGAGGGCTTGGGAGTCTCCGGAGGGAGGGCTTTGGCTGAGTCTGTTGCTTAAACCCAGGCTGAGCCTGGGGGATGCGGCGAAGCTCACTCTGAGCACAGGGGTGGCTTTAGCTCAAACCCTGCAGGATCTTTATGGACTGGCAGCCGGGATTAAATGGCCTAATGATGTAGTGGTTCAAGGAAGAAAGATTGCCGGAATCCTTGGCGAAGTAGCCGGGGAGTGGACTACGGTGCAAACGCTTATCCTGGGCATTGGGGTCAATGCTAACTTCTCCGGCCAGACCTTTAGCTCTAAGCTGCCGGCGACAACCTTGCAGGACATCCTGGGTTATGAGGTCAATTTGAATCACCTGGCAGCCCAATTGCTTTTTAATCTGGAAAAGGAAGTCCAGTCTTTAGAGCAAGGTGATGTCCAGGGCCTTATCCAACGCTGGACCTCTTTTGCGGTAGGGATCAACCAGCCTGTGCGGATAGAAAGAGCAGGGACGGTCTATGCAGGAATTTTTAAGGGAATCCGGGAAGACGGGGAACTTATCCTTGATCTGGAGGGGCAGGAGATGACCTTTTCTTCAGGAGAAGTAAGCCTCAGAGCGGGGGATCAGTATAGTCCGGAGTAATATATCCAGCAACAATCGCCGCAAGACGGAATTGTTTAACTAAGGAGAAATAACCATGATTCTTGTATTTGATGTGGGAAACACCAACATTGTCCTTGGTGTATATGAGCAAAAAGATTTGATTTACCATTGGCGGATTTCTACGGATAAATCCCGTACAGTGGATGAGTATGCAGTGATTATTAAAAACCTTTTTGATCTTAATGGCCTCGATATGTCCCGGATTAAAGCCGTAGTAATGTCCTCCGTAGTTCCTCCGGTCATGCCTACCCTTGAATCACTGGCTCGCAAGTATTTTGATGTGGAGCCTTTAGTCATCGGACCGGGGGTAAAGACCGGGATGCCCATCGTCTATGATAATCCCCGTGAGGTGGGAGCGGATCGCATTGTCAATGCGGTGGCAGCTTATCATAAATATGGCGGCCCCTTAGTCATTGTCGATTTCGGCACGGCCACCACCTTCTGCGCTATATCCAAGCGGGGGGAGTATCTGGGCGGAGCCATTGCTCCGGGAGTCGGGATTTCTACGGAAGCTTTGTTCCAACGAGCCTCTAAGCTGCCCCGCATTGAAATCGTTAAACCGAAAAGCATCATCGCCAAAAATACGGTAGCGGGGATGCAATCCGGGATATACTATGGCTATACCGGACAGGTGGATCGGATTGTGACCTTGATGAAGCAGGAGTTAGGGCGGGACACTCGCGTCATTGCCACAGGTGGTTTGGCGGAATTGATCCAAGAGGATTCTCAGGAGATTGAAACAGTCGATCCCTTTTTGACCTTAGAAGGTTTATTATTGATTTATGAAAGAAATTCCAACCAGCAGCCCTGATGGGTGGATAGGAGAGCTATGCGTTTAGGAAAATTTGAGCTGGGCATCCCTGCTTTTCTCGCCCCTATGGCCGGTGTTACGGACAAGGCCTTTCGGGAGACGGTCCGTTCCGTAGGGGGGCTCCATGTCTGGACCGAGATGATCAGCGATAAGGCATTGACCTATATGAACTCAAGAACTTTGGAGATGTTGGATCTTTCCGGGGAAGCTTCCCCGCGCATTGTTCAGCTCTTTGGCTCAGAGCCTGAAGTCATGGCCAAGGCAGCAGCTTTGGCTGTGGAGCGGGATGCCGAGATCATTGATATCAATATGGGGTGTCCAACACCTAAAATTGTCAAAAACGGGGAAGGTTCGGCATTGCTGCAGGACCTTCCCTTAGCGCAGCGCATTGCTGAAGCTGTTGTGAAGGCAGTGGAGGTTCCGGTGACGGTCAAAATGCGCCTTGGCTGGACTGCAGAAAGGATCGTTGCTCCTGAGCTGGCCAAGCGGGTGGAAGCTGTAGGCGTCCAGATGGTCAGTGTCCATGGGCGGACCCGGGAGCAATTTTACGCAGGTACTGCCAATCGGGATGGGATAAAAAAGGTTAAAGGGGGGGTAAGCATCCCGGTAATAGCCAATGGGGATATTTTTTCCCCTCAAGAAGCCAAAACAGTTCTCGAAGCAACAGGCTGCGATGGAGTTATGGTAGGCCGGGGAAGCCTTGGCAACCCCTGGCTGATTCCACAAATTAATGTTTTTTTGAATAAGGGCGTGCTGCTTGAGGAACCCTCTTTAGAGCAGAAGCTCAAAGTGGCCACAGAACATTTTGAGCGAGTGCTGAATTATAAAGGAGAACGCATCGGCCTTAACGAAATGCGTAAGCATGCCGTCTGGTATATTAAAGGGATTCGCAATGCTGCGCAGATGCGGGATTATATTATGCAGACAAAAACCCCCCTGGAAATGAAGAATCTATTCCGAAGGATTTTGCAGGAAAATGCATAACCTTAAATGTTTCAGGAAGAATATTAGAGCGTATTCGTATGATAGGTACATCACGGAATCCTTGACATTATTTTGAAGTGAACATATAATACGAGTAATGCAAATAGCGGGGTTTACATATTATGGCAGTAAAGCCCTAATTTAAATGAAGCGCGGAAAAAGCGCCATGCGTAGGATGAGAAAAGGGAGCGATATTGAATGGCCGAAAAGGAAGTAATTCTGACCATCGAAGGATTGAAGAGATTAGAAGATGAATTAGAAACTCTGAAGACGGTAAAGCGTCGGGAAGTGGCTGAACGCATCAAACAGGCCATTGAGTTTGGAGATATCAGCGAAAACTCAGAGTATGATGACGCCAAAAATGAGCAAGCTTTTATTGAAGGCCGTATTATTACGTTGGAAAAGATGTTAAGGAATGCCCGGGTTATTGATGATTTAGAGGGCAGCGAAGTCGTCGCTCTCGGGACCACAGTTATTCTGAAAGACAAAGAGTTTGGTGAGGAAGAGGAATATACAATCGTCGGCTCTGCCGAAGCGGATCCAGGCTCCAACAAGATTTCCAATGAATCTCCTGTAGGAAAAGCGGTCCTGGGACAGCCTAAAGGCACCGTGGTAGAAATCAATGTTCCCGCGGGTATTCTGTACTATGAGATTGTGGATATTCGATAATTAAATTAAAATGACTCAGGTATCCTGACAAAAGGTCGGCAAGAAATTCTTGCCGACACTTTGTTTAACGATGAAAGTGTAATAAAGTACCTTTAGATCTCTATTATCTAGAACTTTTTGACTAAGGCTGTTGTTTAATGTCATAGAGTTTTGGTAAAATTGTTAAAGGAATTACGGTTGGAGGTATGATTAATGGATGAAATGAATGATCTCTGGCGGGTTCGCCTGGACAAGCTGGCTCAGTTAAGAGAAAATGGGGTA is a window encoding:
- the panD gene encoding aspartate 1-decarboxylase, which produces MFRTMMKSKIHRATVTEANLKYVGSITIDEELLEVADILPNEKVQVVNNNNGARLETYVIPGKRGERTVCLNGAAARLVQVGDEVIIIAYGIFTDEAARTYEPKVIFVDEGNNPVKIAHEEIHGQQS
- the dusB gene encoding tRNA dihydrouridine synthase DusB — translated: MRLGKFELGIPAFLAPMAGVTDKAFRETVRSVGGLHVWTEMISDKALTYMNSRTLEMLDLSGEASPRIVQLFGSEPEVMAKAAALAVERDAEIIDINMGCPTPKIVKNGEGSALLQDLPLAQRIAEAVVKAVEVPVTVKMRLGWTAERIVAPELAKRVEAVGVQMVSVHGRTREQFYAGTANRDGIKKVKGGVSIPVIANGDIFSPQEAKTVLEATGCDGVMVGRGSLGNPWLIPQINVFLNKGVLLEEPSLEQKLKVATEHFERVLNYKGERIGLNEMRKHAVWYIKGIRNAAQMRDYIMQTKTPLEMKNLFRRILQENA
- the nadB gene encoding L-aspartate oxidase, with product MRRYLVPWRFEECRIYSTGVLVLGSGIAGLYTALKASEYFEVTVLTKKGIPESNTKHAQGGIAVALDQEDSPSLHYEDTLYAGAGLCESDSVRALVEDGPLRVEELIRMGAHFDRKNGKLAFTQEAAHSRRRVLHANGDATGEEIERTLIAQALGEERILVKEEQFLLDLLKNSKGEVIGALSLNELTHELEIYLAQAVVLATGGLGQLYCYTTNPEVATGDGIAAAYRAGAQLMDMEFVQFHPTALFIPGAPRFLISEAVRGEGAQLLNAQGERFMQDVPGKELAPRDVVARGIWREQAKGEVTLDFRPIGVAKVPRRFPMIYQTCLDYGINVLEERLPVAPAAHYMMGGVRTDERGRTSLPNLYANGECACNGVHGANRLASNSLLDGLVFGGRIVEDIVNTARAKGSSNPQPRDIYAEKDEKLPEAGQEQIPLKREELQELMWEYVGIIREEEGLKKAIKLIRSWDSAFIPEKEIPQLELKNLLTAGYCVARAALAREESRGGHYRSDYPEINTRDLKHSIQARGTGDVCTIPVSRVD
- a CDS encoding type III pantothenate kinase, encoding MILVFDVGNTNIVLGVYEQKDLIYHWRISTDKSRTVDEYAVIIKNLFDLNGLDMSRIKAVVMSSVVPPVMPTLESLARKYFDVEPLVIGPGVKTGMPIVYDNPREVGADRIVNAVAAYHKYGGPLVIVDFGTATTFCAISKRGEYLGGAIAPGVGISTEALFQRASKLPRIEIVKPKSIIAKNTVAGMQSGIYYGYTGQVDRIVTLMKQELGRDTRVIATGGLAELIQEDSQEIETVDPFLTLEGLLLIYERNSNQQP
- a CDS encoding biotin--[acetyl-CoA-carboxylase] ligase, encoding MRNKILDVLKNQQGEFVSGESLSQALSITRAAVWKQIQGLKEAGYEIEGQTRKGYRLVGTPCALDLWALQQELRTQALGRQLFFFAELSSTNDLLKDMVRQGREHGTVVIARRQTTGHGRMQRAWESPEGGLWLSLLLKPRLSLGDAAKLTLSTGVALAQTLQDLYGLAAGIKWPNDVVVQGRKIAGILGEVAGEWTTVQTLILGIGVNANFSGQTFSSKLPATTLQDILGYEVNLNHLAAQLLFNLEKEVQSLEQGDVQGLIQRWTSFAVGINQPVRIERAGTVYAGIFKGIREDGELILDLEGQEMTFSSGEVSLRAGDQYSPE
- the greA gene encoding transcription elongation factor GreA, whose protein sequence is MAEKEVILTIEGLKRLEDELETLKTVKRREVAERIKQAIEFGDISENSEYDDAKNEQAFIEGRIITLEKMLRNARVIDDLEGSEVVALGTTVILKDKEFGEEEEYTIVGSAEADPGSNKISNESPVGKAVLGQPKGTVVEINVPAGILYYEIVDIR
- the panC gene encoding pantoate--beta-alanine ligase, which translates into the protein MIICKKISAVRDIVKEQRGQGRSIALVPTMGYLHEGHLTLVEEARKSGAFVVMSIFVNPLQFGPNEDFARYPRDLERDAKKAEGAGVDLIFNPEVEEMYPAKNLTHVEVDELGDSLCGASRPGHFRGVTTVVSKLFHIVQPDRAYFGQKDYQQYLIICQMVKDLNFPIEVIGVPIVREEDGLALSSRNIYLSPEQRAEALVLQRSLGEAENWFRQGERSALSIEERIKELIRNESSGEIDYVEIRSAENLHRVEQIEGKIFIALAVRFGSTRLIDNKVLEGM
- the nadC gene encoding carboxylating nicotinate-nucleotide diphosphorylase, producing the protein MFAPFQYQELIERALQEDLGTGDLSSAIFPKTAKTHAKIYAKQKGIACGLEITKQVFKTVDPELEVSISKADGELVERGTVVMEITGAICSILSAERTALNFLQHLSGVATATFEAVTECYGLPTRITDTRKTIPGLRMLQKYAVAMGGGQNHRFGLYDAVMLKDNHIAAAGGIRPAVAAARSRIGHMVKIEVECENLEQVQEAVAAGAEVIMLDNMNLETMGKAVEIVQGRAVVEASGGIRKGDLRAVAETGVDVISMGAITHSVQAMDFSLDIGDIKALTKERWEKGENCAK